From the candidate division WOR-3 bacterium genome, the window TTTAGTGGCAGTTCCCGCCTTGGTCGCTTATAATTATATCCTCTCTTTGATCCGGACGGCAGTTTCCGATTTAGAAGATTTCTCCCAGGAGTTGATTAACTCTTTCCGAAGAGAGGTTATAATTGGATGAGAAGGAAAAATTCTTTTCGGGAGAAGTTTCTTTTCGGCATAAACATCACCTCTCTGGCGGATATCTCAATCACCTTGATGATTATCTTTTTGATTGCCGGGATTACCGCCACCCTTTCCCAAAGTGGCTTGGATATCAAATTGCCGAGTAGTTCCTATGTGAAGGATATGACAAAAGAAGGGGTGACGATAACTATAAAAAAGAGTGGCGAGATTTACATTGAAGAGACCCAAGTGACGGAGAGGAATTTCCCAACGGTTTTGCAAAACTTCCTCTCCCGCAAAGAGGCAACAAGTTGTTTCTTAAAGGCAGAGCCCGAAGTTCCTTATGGTAAAATTATATTTGTCTTAGGAAAAGTTAAAGAAGTTGGGGTAAAAGAGGTTGGGCTTTTAGCAACTTATAAAAGGGAATGAGGGAGAATTTATTATTCTCTTTTCTGCTTCATCTCCTTCTTCTCTCCCCTTTCCTTTTCACCCAGGCGAAAAAGACAATTGAATACCCAACAGTATTAACAGTGAACCTCCTCCCGAAGATAGAAACACCCCAGACCGGAGAGAGGGAAGGGATTGAGATGGTGAAAGAGGTGAAGAAGGTGGAAGCGAAAGAGGAGAAGAAGGTGGAGAAGAAGGAGGCAAAAAGAGAAGAGAAGAAGTTTGTCTATCAGGGTTTGGGGATTACGACCGAAGGGGGAAGGTATCCTTCTTATTACTTGGAGGCGATTATCTCTAAGATTGGGGAGAATTGGTTTAATCCTTATGAGGGACAGAATATCTTATTAAAGACCACAGTCTTCTTTATCGTGAAAAAGGATGGTGAGATTTTCGGTGCGAAGATTGAAAAAAGTTCCGGCAGGGAAGACTATGATAACTATTGCCTGCGGGCAGTCCTTTTGACAAAGAGGTTACCGCCAATCCCCGATGAGATGAGGGTTGAGGAGTTGAAGATTCATTTGGAGTTTGAACATAAATGAACACCAGAAATATTGACATAATAAAAGAAAATACTTAGGATTAAAATGGTTTAATTTAGAATGGAGATAAATATGGGAGAAAAATTGATTCCTTTTCCCAGAGGTTCCAAATGGGGCTATGTTGACAAGGAAGGGAAGGTCGTCATAAATCCCCAATTTGATTATGCTTATCCTTTTTCTGAAGGTTTGGCGGGGGTAAATATTGGTGGCCGCCAATTTGGTCATCCTGGTGGTATCCTTATTAAAGGTAGAGACAAACTTGGTATAAATCTCCCATTTTTTGATTTTCCTCGGGGAATCTACCGGGAAGGGGGAATATTGTTTGGCAAATGGGGCTATATCAACAAGGAAGGCAAATTTGTTATAAATCCCCAATTTGATTATGCTTATCCTTTTTCCGAAGGCCTAGCAGTTGTACAAGATGGTGGCCTATGGGGTCATATCAACAAGGAAGGGCAAAATTTTAAAATAAAATTTGATTGATTTTTATATTCTATGTTCGTAATGCCTTTATCTTAGCCAAAATCTTCTTCCGATCTAAGCCTGAACGATCTATAGACCGTTCAGGAACATTATAGCCAAGTGAAATTCTTACTTGACAAAAAACTTTTCTTTCTTAAACTTAATGATGATTGATTGGGAGGTCTTTATGAAAAGGTTTCTTGCCTTAATTCTCTTTTTGCCTTTATTCTTTTTTGCTTCCTTTCGGGAGATTCCTCAAGAATTTAACCTTCTCTACGATAAGGATGGTGATAAGATCTTTGAGAACTTAAACTACCTCTTAAAGATGGAGGAAGAGATTCCGGTCATTGTTTTATTGAAAGAGGCACCATCCGATGCCCTCGTTTCCCAATTGGAAGAGAAAATAGGGAGTTTTTTCTTAAAATATCGGTATCAGATAATTCCGGGTTTTGCCGCTTTATTAAAGAGGGAACAGATTTTGAGATTGGCTCAGGAGGAGATTGTTTCCCATATTGAGTATGACAGTCCG encodes:
- a CDS encoding biopolymer transporter ExbD produces the protein MRRKNSFREKFLFGINITSLADISITLMIIFLIAGITATLSQSGLDIKLPSSSYVKDMTKEGVTITIKKSGEIYIEETQVTERNFPTVLQNFLSRKEATSCFLKAEPEVPYGKIIFVLGKVKEVGVKEVGLLATYKRE
- a CDS encoding energy transducer TonB — protein: MRENLLFSFLLHLLLLSPFLFTQAKKTIEYPTVLTVNLLPKIETPQTGEREGIEMVKEVKKVEAKEEKKVEKKEAKREEKKFVYQGLGITTEGGRYPSYYLEAIISKIGENWFNPYEGQNILLKTTVFFIVKKDGEIFGAKIEKSSGREDYDNYCLRAVLLTKRLPPIPDEMRVEELKIHLEFEHK
- a CDS encoding WG repeat-containing protein, translated to MGEKLIPFPRGSKWGYVDKEGKVVINPQFDYAYPFSEGLAGVNIGGRQFGHPGGILIKGRDKLGINLPFFDFPRGIYREGGILFGKWGYINKEGKFVINPQFDYAYPFSEGLAVVQDGGLWGHINKEGQNFKIKFD